The following coding sequences lie in one Loxodonta africana isolate mLoxAfr1 chromosome X, mLoxAfr1.hap2, whole genome shotgun sequence genomic window:
- the IL13RA1 gene encoding interleukin-13 receptor subunit alpha-1 isoform X5, whose amino-acid sequence MKIAPETHRSKEVPLNERICLQVGSQCSTNESEKPSILVEKCISPPEGDPESAVTELQCIWHNLSYMKCSWLPGNNTSPDTNYTLYYWHSSLGKILQCENIYSEGQRIGCSFNLKDSSLEQGSVQIMVKDNAGKIRPSFNVVPLSSYVKPDPPDIKNLSFKNDGLYVEWKNPENFESKCLLYQLEINNSHVVSEIFPVKEIKCQSSEDRICFMVPSILPDTLNTVRIRARTSKFCYEDNNLWSNWSRAMSIGKKTNSTLYITVLLIIPVIIAVAIIALLLYLKRLKIIIFPPIPDPGKIFKEMFGDQNDDTLLVWIDAGGWELYEYSNSNCNQFLKAYYVPGSELALEEV is encoded by the exons atg AAAATTGCTCCAGAAACTCATCGTTCAAAAGAAGTGCCCCTGAATGAGAGAATTTGTCTGCAAGTGGGGTCCCAGTGTAGTACGAATGAAAGTGAGAAACCTAGCATTTTGGTGGAAAAGTGCATCTCACCCCCTGAAG GTGACCCTGAGTCTGCTGTGACTGAGCTGCAATGCATTTGGCACAACCTGAGCTACATGAAGTGTTCTTGGCTCCCTGGCAATAATACGAGTCCCGACACTAACTACACGCTCTACTACTG GCACAGCAGCCTGGGAAAAATTCTTCAGTGTGAAAACATCTATAGCGAAGGTCAACGTATCGGTTGTTCCTTTAATCTGAAGGATTCCAGTTTGGAACAAGGTAGCGTCCAAATAATGGTCAAGGATAACGCAGGAAAAATTAGACCATCGTTCAATGTAGTACCTCTAAGTTCCTATG TGAAACCTGACCCTCCAGATATTAAAAATCTTTCCTTCAAAAATGACGGCTTGTATGTGGAATGGAAAAATCCAGAGAATTTTGAGAGCAAATGCTTACTTTACCAACTCGAAATCAATAACAGCCACGTTGTTTCAGAAATCTTTCCT gtTAAAGAGATCAAATGTCAGAGTTCAGAG GATAGAATCTGTTTCATGGTACCCAGTATTCTTCCTGATACTTTGAACACCGTCAGAATAAGAGCCAGAACAAGTAAATTCTGCTATGAAGATAACAACCTCTGGAGTAACTGGAGTCGAGCAATGAGTATAG GTAAGAAGACCAACTCCACATTGTACATCACTGTATTACTCATCATTCCAGTCATCATTGCAGTTGCAATCATAGCCCTTCTGCTTTACCTAAAAAG GCTGAAGATCATTATATTCCCTCCAATTCCTGACCCTGGcaagatttttaaagaaatgtttggAGACCAGAATGATGATACCCTG CTCGTGTGGATAGATGCTGGAGGTTGGGAGTTGTACGAGTACTCTAACAGCAACTGTAACCAATTCTTGaaagcctactatgtgccaggcagtgaaTTAG